Proteins co-encoded in one Flavobacterium sp. M31R6 genomic window:
- a CDS encoding deaminase domain-containing protein yields the protein MQKKLYILVTLLLLQCSPFGGWGAFAQTYPVTISTQLTQPSPIYLSNYANTASINSPIKVQLILNDLTIMNRQVRLKCYFQGAVSFVTNDFVVGATPIYLEGGFPTLLTNVELGHYFEFQNLQGINPNQYAKPLPEGIYTISFEVYDFATNKKLSKKSSVTTVIFQNEPPLLNLPVNKAGIVEQNIQNVIFSWTSRSINVSNVEYEFSLVEIWNTNTPIQNAFAYSPPLYTITTRNTTVQYSIAEPQLIPGKTYAWRVKAKALVGAEEIGVFKNNGYSEIFSFKYLTFCKAPLAITTTDVSQDQAKVAWSGEVDNYDYQVNYREKNAYSKWYKLVTPREYITISNLKPKTTYEYTVGAACDPGEYTDSNIQEFTTLAQDEIAFVGCGIKPDPAALSNKTPLPALFPNDVVTAGDFPIVVLKSTGSNGTFSGEGYVTLPFLEKFRELIDAATALAGKDEGGNDKSNIGKYTRIRITFNNIGVNTDFKLISGEIVASYDPNWGGMVDGDKLVNYVMGDTGTVIPLEVQFEIKSVVKNADGTLTITGTNGAVFQQPKTANDLIIIDREGKQYAVSPNAPAGDIKQTGKAAPGGVPTPQNTNGMGSGGNITQISSPDVNITFTAGTGFYALDENPNQDAKLKDNTKLNKTYDVIPKKDGTNYYVNYKVISDAPNAEDYVTAKATFSNGKTIADVVFKTENGTEIKPTWSGNVATLPLKRTLDFAKESILATVKPPVQKDSVKVTAKYDIAGALNMWHVTGKKVNVTFVSVDGYKTPTKEEAEPMLNAIYGKAGITFEVNVINQTLNWPTNLQCGNSGVFETYTDEQIKLIADFQSHVGSDYKNDTYYLFFSTIKPSRSLGGFMPLKRQFGFIFNGTSATEEGGGNTNKTIAHELGHGVFGLQHPFTEYTTTVTTDLLMDYGTGTAFSHNDWEIIHAPGLQLYQFTQGSSAGELKGGFAIAPDWSFVSNGDESTVANLNLASKGFLGGFMSIKNGKKVIYRWENNKYIGDNNIPLENQKSILTLNKSIIWLFFDNDKPINSNKYLRTVYNKELQNVLGTKLPKNLSAFIDKYATISNYKQTDEKRDTYWGYIACSNCNSDGTKQNIVDVTNQNVQIIRDCGTDAYIQKSLFTYNNDIATWGEVNVQFLNHNLNENKKNKFGDNLNSINLGGLKYINSSQQYNGNPIFEPKYIDELNNKLAYLEVSSGVQLHINFIETTCTFTQKEGDKFAKDIFENSLISKTKGVYALIVRNLNAQNVLEWKTYFAYGSDISEAIKTNANNLLTINGDNKFKSFGQSLIEFYKIVPKKQIQYIYEIELATDAEKNNPQEFEYKFLTKNINGKVITIDNQIGNAIKAKFYFKDTETNITKELNETKNIKELKEEFVSEQGLNLALVYAETFAGWKLHYKDIDVNNPAGEIRMKIVILDCKFTLNQSCTGEVIDKAFLVAGIATAPFGNVAIVIDGLAVVYYASTGQSDMAIMYVAGYLIGPILGETFNKIAIISQKSARFTTNFYLSSKLSLQIAKGLDEVAIKNLINLEIKNSSTAIEYLLPKAASEADVFIKATDNEIIIGYAKNVVGKTNPELTIINYETGINQFTGKIATATEEELELIYQRIAKNKDVIVPVNFFKNANALGETYDAYNKLSKSLRGEIFNHYKQQNWSKIEDIFKEYKLNEGWPPANGGYNTVENRSILKGQKFDRYQENWFGATPDGKPIVGGSYVAPIKESPYSYAQRALRVTENKNALYYEIEVLKDLPITGTTADVIPWFGQVGNGKQTLLKFDTKYKNLQSLIDDGYIKINVKSSPNKLYNGYAGKVLEKNIVTGVIRSTWNGYENIYKATEDEILEAINRIKNHRTTTGNLTGGNYGYLEGSVGAISSNSEMWRSVSTNDALNEIHIFDAIEAQGSSGTWLRITDSEYRMLNKLASDLKAVKGVRYPTVTGELKIVSENPYCASCTGIIQQFHDMYPNIKLILIDGAK from the coding sequence ATGCAAAAAAAACTATACATCCTTGTTACCCTTTTACTCCTGCAATGCTCCCCTTTTGGGGGCTGGGGGGCTTTTGCCCAAACCTACCCAGTTACTATAAGCACACAACTTACGCAGCCCTCGCCTATTTACCTGAGTAATTATGCCAATACTGCGAGCATCAATAGTCCTATAAAAGTACAATTGATCCTTAACGATTTGACTATTATGAACAGACAAGTGCGTTTGAAATGCTATTTTCAGGGAGCGGTGTCTTTTGTTACCAATGATTTTGTGGTGGGAGCAACACCAATCTACCTCGAAGGCGGATTTCCAACACTATTGACCAATGTTGAACTGGGACATTATTTCGAATTCCAAAACCTCCAAGGCATTAATCCCAATCAATATGCAAAGCCATTGCCCGAGGGAATATATACGATATCATTTGAAGTGTATGACTTTGCAACCAACAAAAAACTGTCCAAAAAATCGAGTGTAACCACAGTTATTTTCCAAAACGAACCGCCGCTCTTAAACCTGCCTGTAAACAAAGCTGGTATTGTAGAACAGAACATTCAGAATGTCATATTTAGCTGGACATCACGAAGCATCAATGTGAGTAATGTAGAATACGAATTCTCCTTGGTGGAGATTTGGAACACCAATACGCCTATTCAAAATGCCTTTGCCTACTCGCCACCGCTATATACCATCACTACCAGAAATACCACAGTACAATACAGTATTGCGGAACCCCAACTTATTCCAGGAAAAACCTATGCGTGGCGTGTAAAAGCCAAAGCCCTGGTTGGCGCCGAAGAAATTGGCGTTTTCAAAAACAACGGTTACAGTGAGATTTTTTCTTTTAAATACCTCACGTTTTGTAAAGCACCATTGGCCATTACTACCACCGATGTAAGTCAGGATCAAGCCAAAGTAGCTTGGAGCGGGGAAGTCGATAATTATGATTACCAAGTAAATTATAGAGAAAAAAATGCGTATTCCAAGTGGTACAAACTCGTAACACCAAGAGAGTACATCACCATCAGTAACCTAAAACCCAAAACTACCTACGAATACACCGTAGGCGCTGCCTGCGATCCAGGCGAATACACCGACAGTAACATACAAGAGTTTACTACACTGGCACAAGACGAAATCGCCTTTGTTGGTTGTGGAATCAAGCCAGATCCAGCAGCCCTGTCCAATAAAACTCCATTACCAGCATTGTTCCCAAATGATGTGGTAACAGCTGGTGATTTCCCTATTGTAGTGCTTAAATCCACAGGAAGTAATGGTACTTTCTCCGGTGAAGGTTATGTGACTTTACCGTTTTTGGAGAAATTTAGAGAACTAATCGATGCTGCAACAGCCTTGGCTGGCAAAGATGAGGGAGGAAATGATAAATCTAATATTGGCAAATACACCCGTATTCGTATTACCTTCAACAATATTGGGGTAAATACCGATTTCAAGTTAATTTCAGGGGAAATTGTTGCGAGTTATGACCCGAATTGGGGAGGAATGGTCGACGGTGATAAACTCGTTAATTACGTTATGGGGGATACGGGAACTGTTATTCCTCTAGAAGTACAGTTTGAGATTAAAAGTGTTGTAAAAAATGCAGACGGAACTCTTACTATAACAGGTACAAATGGGGCAGTCTTCCAACAACCTAAAACGGCAAACGACCTAATCATTATCGACAGGGAAGGAAAACAATACGCCGTTTCTCCCAATGCGCCTGCAGGTGATATCAAACAAACAGGAAAAGCGGCTCCAGGTGGTGTACCTACTCCCCAAAACACCAATGGTATGGGTTCTGGAGGCAATATTACCCAAATCTCATCTCCAGATGTTAACATAACCTTTACCGCAGGAACGGGTTTCTATGCCTTAGATGAAAATCCAAACCAGGATGCTAAACTAAAGGATAACACTAAGCTTAACAAAACCTATGATGTAATTCCTAAAAAGGATGGTACCAACTATTATGTAAATTATAAAGTCATCTCGGATGCTCCGAATGCAGAAGACTATGTTACTGCTAAAGCGACATTCAGTAATGGAAAGACAATAGCTGACGTCGTATTCAAAACCGAAAACGGTACCGAAATTAAACCTACCTGGTCCGGCAATGTGGCAACGCTTCCATTAAAAAGAACTTTGGATTTTGCCAAAGAATCAATACTGGCAACCGTAAAACCTCCCGTACAAAAAGACAGCGTTAAAGTAACTGCAAAATATGACATTGCGGGTGCACTGAATATGTGGCATGTAACCGGCAAAAAAGTAAACGTAACATTTGTAAGCGTAGATGGCTATAAAACACCTACCAAAGAAGAAGCTGAACCCATGCTAAACGCTATTTATGGTAAAGCAGGTATCACTTTTGAAGTAAATGTTATCAATCAAACCCTTAACTGGCCAACTAACCTTCAATGTGGTAACAGCGGTGTTTTTGAAACCTATACCGATGAACAAATCAAATTAATTGCAGACTTTCAATCCCATGTAGGATCAGATTACAAGAATGACACCTATTATTTGTTTTTCTCTACTATAAAACCAAGCCGATCTCTAGGTGGTTTTATGCCTTTAAAACGCCAGTTTGGATTTATATTTAATGGTACAAGCGCAACCGAAGAAGGTGGTGGTAACACTAATAAGACTATTGCACACGAGCTTGGACATGGTGTTTTTGGGTTGCAACATCCGTTCACAGAATACACTACCACCGTTACTACTGATTTATTAATGGATTACGGAACTGGTACAGCTTTTAGCCATAATGATTGGGAAATAATACACGCACCTGGGTTGCAGTTGTATCAGTTTACTCAGGGGAGTAGTGCGGGGGAATTAAAAGGAGGTTTTGCAATTGCTCCAGATTGGAGTTTTGTGAGTAATGGTGACGAATCTACAGTAGCAAACCTAAATTTAGCTTCAAAAGGCTTTTTGGGAGGCTTTATGTCCATTAAGAACGGTAAAAAAGTTATTTATAGATGGGAAAACAACAAATATATTGGTGATAATAATATTCCACTAGAAAATCAAAAATCAATTCTGACATTAAATAAAAGTATCATATGGTTATTTTTTGATAATGACAAACCTATAAATAGCAACAAATATTTACGAACTGTTTATAATAAAGAACTACAAAATGTACTTGGAACTAAATTACCTAAAAATTTAAGTGCATTTATAGATAAATATGCCACAATTTCGAACTATAAGCAAACTGATGAAAAAAGAGACACCTATTGGGGGTATATTGCTTGTAGTAATTGTAACAGTGATGGAACAAAACAAAATATTGTTGATGTAACCAATCAAAATGTTCAAATTATAAGAGATTGTGGAACTGATGCATATATACAAAAATCATTATTTACTTACAACAATGATATAGCAACATGGGGCGAGGTGAATGTACAATTCCTCAATCATAATTTAAATGAAAACAAGAAAAATAAATTTGGTGATAATCTAAATTCTATAAATTTAGGCGGTTTAAAATATATAAATTCTTCTCAGCAATATAATGGCAATCCAATATTTGAGCCGAAATATATTGATGAATTAAATAATAAATTAGCTTATTTAGAGGTTAGTTCAGGAGTTCAGCTGCATATTAATTTTATAGAAACAACTTGTACTTTTACTCAAAAAGAAGGTGATAAATTTGCAAAAGATATTTTTGAAAATAGTCTAATTTCAAAAACTAAAGGAGTTTATGCATTAATAGTAAGAAACTTAAATGCACAAAATGTTTTAGAATGGAAAACCTATTTTGCATATGGTTCAGACATAAGTGAAGCGATAAAAACCAATGCAAACAATTTATTGACGATAAATGGAGACAACAAATTTAAATCTTTTGGGCAATCGTTAATTGAATTCTATAAAATTGTTCCAAAAAAACAAATCCAATATATTTATGAGATAGAACTGGCTACAGATGCTGAAAAAAATAATCCTCAAGAGTTTGAGTATAAGTTTTTAACAAAAAATATAAATGGAAAGGTTATTACGATTGATAATCAAATTGGCAATGCAATAAAAGCTAAATTTTATTTCAAAGACACAGAAACTAATATTACTAAAGAACTAAATGAAACAAAAAACATAAAAGAGCTTAAAGAAGAATTTGTTTCAGAACAAGGACTAAATTTAGCCTTGGTTTATGCGGAAACATTTGCGGGTTGGAAGCTTCATTATAAAGATATAGACGTAAATAATCCTGCAGGAGAAATAAGGATGAAAATTGTTATTTTGGATTGTAAATTTACTCTAAATCAATCTTGTACAGGAGAGGTTATTGACAAAGCCTTTTTAGTCGCAGGAATTGCTACTGCACCTTTTGGTAATGTGGCTATTGTTATAGATGGTCTAGCTGTAGTCTACTATGCTTCAACAGGTCAATCTGATATGGCAATAATGTACGTAGCTGGCTACTTAATTGGCCCTATCTTGGGAGAAACATTTAATAAAATTGCCATAATATCTCAAAAAAGTGCTCGATTTACCACAAACTTTTATTTAAGCAGTAAGCTGTCATTACAAATAGCCAAAGGTTTAGACGAAGTAGCTATAAAAAATTTAATTAATTTAGAAATTAAGAATAGCTCAACCGCTATTGAATATTTGTTACCAAAAGCTGCATCAGAAGCTGATGTTTTTATTAAAGCGACAGATAATGAAATAATTATTGGATATGCAAAAAATGTAGTTGGGAAAACAAATCCTGAATTGACAATCATTAATTACGAAACTGGAATAAATCAGTTTACAGGTAAAATAGCTACTGCTACAGAAGAAGAGTTAGAATTAATTTACCAAAGAATTGCTAAAAATAAAGATGTAATTGTTCCCGTAAATTTCTTTAAAAATGCAAATGCTTTAGGTGAAACTTATGACGCATATAATAAACTAAGTAAATCACTTCGAGGAGAAATCTTCAATCATTATAAACAGCAAAACTGGAGTAAAATTGAAGATATTTTCAAGGAATACAAACTTAATGAGGGTTGGCCACCTGCCAATGGTGGATATAATACTGTAGAAAATAGATCTATTTTAAAAGGGCAAAAGTTTGATCGTTATCAAGAAAACTGGTTTGGTGCAACTCCTGATGGAAAACCAATAGTTGGAGGAAGCTATGTGGCGCCTATAAAGGAAAGCCCTTACAGCTATGCACAAAGAGCACTGCGCGTAACCGAAAATAAAAATGCATTATACTATGAAATAGAAGTATTAAAAGATTTGCCAATAACAGGAACAACTGCTGATGTTATACCTTGGTTTGGTCAAGTGGGCAATGGTAAACAAACTTTACTTAAATTTGACACGAAATACAAAAACTTACAATCTCTTATAGATGATGGTTACATAAAAATAAATGTGAAATCTTCTCCAAATAAATTATATAATGGTTATGCGGGAAAGGTTTTAGAGAAAAATATTGTTACTGGAGTAATAAGGTCCACTTGGAATGGTTATGAAAATATTTATAAAGCTACTGAAGATGAAATTTTAGAAGCAATAAATCGAATAAAAAATCATCGAACTACAACTGGGAATTTAACCGGTGGAAATTATGGTTATTTAGAAGGTAGTGTGGGGGCTATTTCAAGCAATAGCGAAATGTGGCGAAGTGTTTCCACTAATGATGCACTAAATGAAATACACATTTTTGATGCAATTGAAGCTCAAGGATCATCAGGCACTTGGTTGAGAATAACTGATTCCGAATATAGAATGTTAAATAAATTAGCGAGCGATTTAAAAGCAGTTAAAGGAGTTAGATATCCAACCGTTACAGGCGAATTAAAAATAGTTTCAGAAAATCCATATTGTGCTTCTTGCACAGGAATTATTCAACAATTTCATGATATGTATCCAAACATTAAATTAATACTTATAGATGGAGCAAAATAA